The Sesamum indicum cultivar Zhongzhi No. 13 linkage group LG6, S_indicum_v1.0, whole genome shotgun sequence genomic interval GCACACGAATGTTTATTACTCTCACATCATATTTCACCCTTATCTCActttaattcaagttttttcttttatttcttcataaaatattattgatttaagcATTAGAGTGTTAACCTCAATTTTGTAAGACTAGCccttgataattttaaaaatttcttgaaaatcctTGAAACCTTGTGAGGCGACCAAAAATCTAATACACATCAATTGatatatgttatttaataataattttttctataaatggaTTCCAAAATAAAGATAGTTGaggtagaaaaataataaaaacataacacccaattaagaaaatgaaaattaaattgccagaataaaaataaagtatactgagatatttatgtaatgttatctttaatatacttattaattgattatagcTCTTCCTACAACATAATATCCTCCGGGTGAAAGGCAAACATTCATTTCAATATCTAAGGGTAAAATTACGGtcacataaaagaaaaacatcaattgagtaccaaaataatattatagtgaaaactaatattttattatgcttGTCCCTCTTTCAACTATATACGCATTACATTCACTCTCTTACAAGTTTCAAAACATTAAGAATAGTTTtctgataataaaaatatagaccTTTTCGTAtcagaaagaacaaaaaaatacacttaAATTTTTGCACATATCAGCATCTTCCATTAAAAATCTTAACCACGggtttatacttataaatggAGGATTTTCTAGGGATGCCAATTCGTATGTATAGCTTCATTCCACAAGGGGCGagtaataaatttgaactcaCATAACCAAAAAAGCAAACTTTGTAACTAGTTCAGTTTATGCATCAAAATTTTGTCAAGCAGACTGCAGTAACTTCTTGTAATCCTGGAATGTTCCACTGAAAGGTGTCACCCTGCCTTCAGAGACAGCCCATAGTTGCTCCACGCTTCCAGATATCAAATGCTCATCGTGACTCACCTGCACATTGCATACAATCACGCAGTTAAACAACTAAGATTCAGACCACAAGCTATTGCCGTTCGATTAAAAGTTCAGCAAGAACTGTAGTATTACCATTAACACGCCTCCTTGGAATAGGACGAGACCTTGGATCAATGCTTCAACGGCATCCAAGTCCTAAATTTTGTAAGTTGAGTGTCAGTAACAGTTCCAGAGAAAATAACCATGAGCTTAACCATTTGCTAAAGAAACACCGGGAAACTGAACAGCCAAAAGGTTCAGCACAACACCCAAAATAGATAGAGAATTCAGAAAGCAAAACCAGTCTAATCACGGCCAATTAGAATCAATCAACAGTCAGACAAAAATTCAATGTGATGGTATAAAAACCTTCTATTATACATGCATGCTGAAAGATCCAATCACAAgcataataaatcataaatcatgTAGTATGTACAGAACTTGTATAACAAACATAACAAAGGTGTAAAATACTAGATGCAACTTACAAGATGGTTCGATGGCTCATCAAGGAGTAAAATGTGAGGCTTTTTGAAAGTTATCTTTGCAAATGCAACTCTGCTTTTCTGACCACCTGGCATAACATATGAAGCATGTCAAATAGATTTTAATCTACTCATCAGAATGACATAATTGGCTGTCAACCTCGATGGCATTTAACAAAAGATACCTGACAATGTGTACATTGGTTGTAGGGCAAGATTGCCAGTTATGCCAAATGAACCTAAATGTCCTCTTAGCTTCTGTTCTGGCACTCCCTGCACACCACagatgaatataaattttgaaactgtAAGGATAGAAGACTACATTGGAACTtctcataaattatatataaatgtctTTATTACTTCATCAGTTAAGGAAGGAGTTTGAGGAGTTGACAAAATGCTTTTCTCTGTCAAAGCAGAAgaacatcaaatataatcaattatgttacTTTCTGTAGTGGCCTACCTTCCATCTATACTTGAAGatcaaaagattttatatattttaacaagTATGATTGAATGAAGGCATATCATCTTCAAGGTAAATATGGCTTTTGAGGAAATTATGCTGAGCCTTAACCTTAACCACCGTAAATTTTCCACTACAAGAACTAACCATTCCATTATTCATACAATAAAGAGAGATTGCATTAGGTTTCAGTATTAGGGCGGGGTTTACCGGGAAGCACCGCATCATATACAGAAGCGGATTCGATGAGAGGTCTAGACCATCGACATGATGCTGACTAAATACAGCAATGCGAACCtgaaaagcaacaaaaaatacacGATCGCAAGGGAAGCGGAGTTAAAATTTGTGAGGTTACAGAATAATCTCCAGCTACTGATTTGTTAGCTAAAAGCTACTTTCTCAATGAAagacaacaacaaaaatagcAGCATAGAATTAAACATTTTCAGCAGAGTCTGTTTCTAGACCAACAACGAATTGTCTTTTAAACAGTCACATACTTTGTAACAGGCATAAAAGTAGATTGAGAGACCAACAAACAGGTAACTACCCTGAACTTTTCCAGAGGAAACAGTAGAGCACTGAGTGCATTGAAGGACCAGTAGAATCTTGATGTAACTTTGTGCACCAAATCTATGAGGATAAGTGAAATAGaaacaatgaaaaaacaaGCAACAAATTGATTTAGAAGGAACAAGGCACGATACCTTTGCTGAACGGAAAACTGTCCCAGAACTTGGTTGCAGCTCCCCAGAAATAAGTTTGAGTATGGTTGATTTTCCAATGCCATTTGGGCCAACCACTGCAATATGCATTTGGGAATTCatgattaattttgtgaaacataagaaatttttatactttcaAGTTCCTCTGTAACAAACAAGAACTACAGGACTAAATAGTCTTATCATTTCTATTTACTTATCATGAGAATCATCTATTGAACTTGAAAGTCAAGAAAAAGTTTACAGACAAGCTTTCCAAGAGCTAAATAAGATTAGTCAAAAGAGCAAAGCAATTAGCAATATCAGAAACAATCTTACTAGCTATTCGGCTATCAAGGTCGAttccaaaattcaaatttttaaacaacaatGGCCCCCCAGGGTATCCAAAAGACGCATCACTGCAGTAATCAAAAAGATCAAgaatggaaaataattaatatatgatcaaaattcatGAAGCAGAATAGCAAAGTAGGTGATCCTGATCAATTAGATAAACAATGGAGCAACTGACAGATGACCCACGAGCCTTAATCAACACTCAAAGCATTTTAACTAATCCGATGTTTAACCTGAAGCTTATGATTGGAGGGCCTGGTCTATCATCCGGAGATGGGAATTCGAATTTGTAGCTGCAAACAGAAAAACAGAGATAGGAAAAAATAGGTATCAAGATCTTTCTCTGGAAATACTAGGAGACAAGTATGCTGAAGccaataaataaactaaaatcgcaaaaattaaaattaaatagggaaaaagaaagaaacttcAGTCAAAGAATGCATACTCTGGGTCATTAAAAACTTCATCCACATGACCTAATCGATCCAATGCCTGAATGGTACATGCAAGGAATGATGAGTATATAGAATTTCTTGCAACAGAAAACAACTTTAGATCACTTAGCGTAAAGCAGGACAGGAATGTTTGATTAAGATACCTTGATTCTTGATTGAACAAGAGATGCCCGCTTTGCATTGTACCGGAACTTGTCTATGAATGACTGCAACAAAATTTTCCAATTTGAAAGACGTGTTTCAAGATCCCACCAAACATAATACACATTTTTGTAGATGAAGCCTAACACAGAAAGACAGATAATATGGTACTTGTAaagttttagaaaagaaaatatatatatgtaatgagaACCTGCATATGCGCTCTAGCACGTTCATTCGCCTCAAATGctttttgcttattcttgatttgttcTTCTCTTGTTCTTTCAAATGTATCATAGTTGCCTCTGTATGTAGTCAACTTTTGTCCTTGAAGATGAATGATATCCGTTACAACCTGTAGGATGCAATTAGGAAAAGTATATTAGATTGATGAAAGAACCAAGGTTGTATATACAAACTGATTTTAGCTATTTCCAgtccaagaaacaaaaagtcaTACACTGTTCAAGAACTCTCTAGCATGTGAAACAACAATAAACGTCTTCGGCCATTTCACTAGGTAAGATTCCAGCCACAGGACAGCATGGAGATCAAGATGATTCTGCAACAAAAGTGGATATGTAAGTGAATTCACATTAAGTATACATGAGATTGGGGACATGCAAAACATACTGTTGGTTCATCAAGAAGTAGTAGATCAGGCTCAATAAACAAGGCACGAGCAAGTGCTATTCTCATCCTCCATCCTCCAGAAAAAGCTTTAGTTGGCTTTTTCTGCATCTCCGGTGTGAAACTGAGCCCCTGAAAAAGTAACACAagcaaataaatcaattacatagGAATAACCAATAAGCACCTAAGTAGGTTGTGCTAGAAATGAGGAAACATGGTGTGGTTGTAactgaacaagaaaaaatccaAATCAGGAATCATCTGGATAATAGACCACTAGAGATTCAATGGGAAAATCTACAATATATTATCCTTTGACAAGAAGGCAGAAGAAAACAGATGACTGGGAAGTTCATCAAGAAGATGTTATACTGACAAAGGCTGGAAATCACAGGTTCATCTAGTCAGCCCTATTGgagatatatattaatgctGAAGCGACATGAAATGGCATTGGAACATCAGTAAATTCCCTATCCAGACCACAAtagaaacaagaacaaaatatgGACATAAAGTTCTCAAAGTCATAGTGAACCGTCACAAAGTCTGATAAAGCTGAGGGCtgcatgataaaaaatatcaaaatcatcTCATGATTGAATCCATAAACCAAGATAAGAGACATAAAACCCCACAACATAAATAGCAAAGATACTCAGAACTCTGACAGCCTTGCGAACATGTAACTAAATCCTATCAATAATTATGTCATCAAATTTATGAAAAGTTTAGGAAAACGAACCGCCAGAATTGAAGCTGCGCGGGCCTCAGCAGAGTAAGCATCAATAAACTCAAGCCTCTTATATATCTGTTCAAGCCTGTGTGCAATAGAACTTTTGTCAACTCCTCCATTGAGCTCCACATTGCTCTTTCCAGAGTCCGCCTCTTCTAGTTCTTTCTAAAGGAAAATAACTTCCATAAAGTTCTAAATATTGAGAAATTTAAGGAAAATAGTAAAGGCCGATGTAAGACAATTATCATAGCTAGTTCTGCAACCTGTAAAGCAAGTAACCGAGATTCTTCATCCAAAAGCTGAGTTCTTTCCGCATCAGAATTTAGCACACATTGCAAAGCTGATGTATCATCACCCACTACTTCTTGTTCTACATGTAATACCTGGCAATTCTTTGGAATACCTTCAATAGCATGCAGGGCCATGTACCTGAGGAAGGTTGTTTTGCCAGTACCATTCCTGCCAACAAGGCCTGCACAAAAAGAACATCATCATCGAAAGcttaaatgaatatttgcatattgaaattcattaaatagtccaaaaataaaattaaggatTCTGTAATCCATCCTGTCCTTGAAGAACTTGCATTCTGATTGGAACTTCTCCAATTCTTGTTTCACAATAAGCGTTTACTGGAGTTTAATCCAAATAGAACTtgcttctaaaataaatagttgcTAAGAACTTATAGTTGCTAAGTGCAATGTCCATGTAATAAACAATACAGTAGGTTTAAACCTCAGGTTATTGCTCCACTTAAAGCAAATAAATGGCATATCTAATGAGCATTCTTCTTGATAATTGGCAACACCCAACACAATtgaagagaaataaaagagttataacaaaaaataaattactttcctATCTTAAAAACCAACCGTAGTGTCTTCCATAAGATAGTGTCACAACACCATCCACAATAAGGTCACGACCCCCAACAGAAATATTGAAGTTCTCCATGTGGATATCTCTCACAGCTGGCCCATCACTGCTATCATGGTTTACAACTGCAGCAGGCATCCCAGCTTTAACTGCTTCCATTTCCTTTAGGTGTGTTTGGTATTGCACCTGTggatatatagatatttgataAGAACCAAATGCATGCACAGCCAATCATCAGCGAAACCTCCAGCAGACCCCTCATATCATGTCTTTTTCCCTTGCATAAACTACTAATAACACAAATTATCTGCATATACATGCACAAGAAAGGATACGAACACATTCAATGATTCTACTCTGTATCTCCAAAATGGTTATCAAGCATAAAGAATTAGACATTTAGCGCCTATCAATCTCAAACTATTAGGATGATGGCCTTCTTTCTCTGTTACCTCTCTCTGGCGAtcctcttttctctttctcctttcaaGTTTCATCTTATCACGCTCAGTCAGCAGAGGACCATCTACAGGTTCTGGCTTCTTCTTTGGAGCTTCCTTTTCATCCATTCCATCATACATTCTTACGGGTGCCAGGAGGCTTCTCACTGTGGGTTTTGCTTTCACCAATCCATGTTTCCCAAATTTCTCCGATAGTTTGGTACATACCTGTAgtaaatttcatcaagaacactaaattttccaaaaagaGAGCGACATAAGAAGTAATTAAAAGCACTTCTTCTGGAATATAAATGCTCGAGTGACAAATACTTCATTAGTTCAACAAGGTTGCAGGAACTCTGGaccacaaaagaaaagaaacaacaaactGTAATGACTCTCTTATTTTTCTCAGGACATACTTTCCGAGAAAGCCAACCAACCAATGGATGTTAGCTTTATTGAGGTAATCTAATACTTGAGTTCACAGtcaagttaataataataaaagcagcaatgaaataaaaaatcaactgATAAAAATAATCCATTGTTCAAGAAGTAGAATTATATTAGAccaaaaacttataatttccTATCAGCAATTAAATGCAAACtacttaaaatgaaataaaagagcaCAGAAACACGATAATCGAAAAAcgagaaattaaaaatcagCAAAAAGCAAATAGAACATATCGCATAAACCTTTCAAGAAGCCAttcaaataatacaaaaacaaatttaaaatatagacTATGTGAAGGATTTATGCCATCAATGTATACCGAGCGGCATTCAGACTGATCGGCCACGCATTCGGAGTCAACTAGAAGCTCGCCAAGAGCTTCAAAGGCGCCTTCGCCGTCGATACCGAAATCGAAATCCTCGTCGGCTAGGACATTGATGATATAATCCAAAATTGGCTGGTCCAAATCATCCACGCGCTGCCCCAAAACTTCATGGACCACCGCGCTTGCCACTTCCGTCATCTTCGCCTCTCTAGGGTTTAACCGAAAACGTGAAGTTGTGGGAGTGATGATGACGAATGTGCTTTTGGGGATGTTGGTGAAACGACAGCGTGGAAGGAAAATTAATCAGAGATTGTGTTAAATCACACCTTGACCGCTTGACTTCGAGGAAAGCCCATTTTGGCTCTTCTTGTACCATCTAATCTAttgtaaattacaaatagGGTGAATGTAGTCCTTGTGGGATTCAATTTAtagttaaacaaaaattacaatatcatattgcttgcaaaaatttcaaaaattcatattttatgccaagtaattttttataaaaaatctgcaatcttaaaatattgattgttaggttaaagatatatatatatatatatataggatttaATGCACTTTACCTtattgtgatattgtaaatgagtaaataatctctttataaaaaaataataacaatttatctccttatactttttaaaatgaagcaatttgcCTTCCTAGGTATATTCATATAAAGAAATCCATAATTTGTGAATCGAACTTGGACAAGTAGTAAGTCGGCTTACTTAATCAGTATTTGTGCTGCGATAAATTGTTGTCTGATCCGAAAGAGCAAAGCATGAATGTTTAACAATATGGATAAATTCATAAGAACAATTCTCTCCTCATTAGGGGACGACCAAGAGAATtcgaatataattataacaggAGAAACACTGTGGGAAGATAAAGATCTATTTGACTGGAAACCTCCTAAAACCAGtactaaagaaatttatagaaaGTCAGTCATTGATTTCAAGTCGGCATATACTATAAAGACGGAAGAACAAGTCTTACCATTAGTTTTTGATCAACAAactttacatttattttcaaagtcTTCTATTATTAAACACATTGagaatgaatataaatttctGCATATTGGTCTTGTTCAAATTGCTATTAAACCTTTAACAATAGAAGGATTGGATAACAAGGTGTTCCTCGCTTTGCGAGTTTGCAGC includes:
- the LOC105164500 gene encoding ABC transporter F family member 3; translation: MTEVASAVVHEVLGQRVDDLDQPILDYIINVLADEDFDFGIDGEGAFEALGELLVDSECVADQSECRSVCTKLSEKFGKHGLVKAKPTVRSLLAPVRMYDGMDEKEAPKKKPEPVDGPLLTERDKMKLERRKRKEDRQREVQYQTHLKEMEAVKAGMPAAVVNHDSSDGPAVRDIHMENFNISVGGRDLIVDGVVTLSYGRHYGLVGRNGTGKTTFLRYMALHAIEGIPKNCQVLHVEQEVVGDDTSALQCVLNSDAERTQLLDEESRLLALQKELEEADSGKSNVELNGGVDKSSIAHRLEQIYKRLEFIDAYSAEARAASILAGLSFTPEMQKKPTKAFSGGWRMRIALARALFIEPDLLLLDEPTNHLDLHAVLWLESYLVKWPKTFIVVSHAREFLNSVVTDIIHLQGQKLTTYRGNYDTFERTREEQIKNKQKAFEANERARAHMQSFIDKFRYNAKRASLVQSRIKALDRLGHVDEVFNDPDYKFEFPSPDDRPGPPIISFSDASFGYPGGPLLFKNLNFGIDLDSRIAMVGPNGIGKSTILKLISGELQPSSGTVFRSAKVRIAVFSQHHVDGLDLSSNPLLYMMRCFPGVPEQKLRGHLGSFGITGNLALQPMYTLSGGQKSRVAFAKITFKKPHILLLDEPSNHLDLDAVEALIQGLVLFQGGVLMVSHDEHLISGSVEQLWAVSEGRVTPFSGTFQDYKKLLQSA